The following proteins come from a genomic window of Campylobacter coli 76339:
- a CDS encoding Putative formate dehydrogenase, cytochrome B subunit: MKKILITLLSTFVSLFAYGSERMGQDTQIWDFHRITNIPNYDTFGKLWTTLQGEYIATIALIAIIAVLSAFALHYMVIGPKQFSHDGKKIYAFSLFERIFHFIAAISWVILVPTGFVMMFGATFGGGVFVRVCKNLHAFATILFIISIIPMFLWWIKRMLPASYDIRWMMIVGGYLSKVKRPVPAGKFNFGQKSWYYIAVFGGFLMIITGGFMYFLDFNSTAIQGLFGLTQIELLRLSAIIHNFLGIICAVFFGIHIYMAVFAIKGSIHSMVSGYKEEEEVYILHSYWYKELSSKKQIEPSFSYDPNVKI, translated from the coding sequence ATGAAAAAAATATTGATAACACTTTTAAGCACTTTTGTAAGTTTGTTTGCCTATGGCAGTGAACGAATGGGACAAGATACACAAATTTGGGATTTTCATCGTATTACAAATATTCCAAATTATGATACTTTTGGTAAGCTTTGGACAACTTTGCAAGGTGAGTATATAGCTACTATAGCTTTGATTGCAATCATTGCAGTTCTTTCAGCTTTTGCTTTGCATTATATGGTGATAGGTCCAAAACAATTTTCTCATGATGGAAAGAAAATTTATGCCTTTTCTTTATTTGAAAGAATTTTTCATTTTATCGCGGCTATTTCGTGGGTGATTTTGGTACCTACGGGTTTTGTGATGATGTTTGGTGCAACTTTTGGAGGCGGCGTATTTGTAAGAGTATGTAAAAACTTACATGCTTTTGCAACGATTTTATTTATCATTTCTATCATTCCTATGTTTTTATGGTGGATAAAAAGAATGCTTCCTGCTAGTTATGATATCAGATGGATGATGATAGTGGGTGGTTATCTAAGCAAGGTAAAGCGCCCTGTTCCTGCGGGTAAATTTAACTTTGGGCAAAAGTCTTGGTATTATATTGCCGTGTTTGGTGGATTTTTGATGATTATTACAGGCGGCTTTATGTATTTCCTTGATTTTAATTCTACTGCTATTCAAGGTCTTTTTGGTTTAACACAAATTGAGCTTTTAAGACTTTCAGCTATTATTCATAATTTCTTAGGAATCATTTGTGCAGTATTCTTTGGAATTCACATTTATATGGCGGTATTTGCCATTAAAGGAAGTATTCATTCTATGGTAAGTGGATATAAAGAAGAAGAAGAGGTTTATATCTTGCATAGCTATTGGTATAAAGAATTAAGCAGCAAAAAACAAATCGAACCTAGTTTTTCTTACGATCCTAATGTAAAAATTTAA
- a CDS encoding Formate dehydrogenase chain D has protein sequence MEPLFTTQILKYKGKDLFTCDDTLVREIKLEIFINDEKVGALMATPVDEQALAVGYLMSENIIAKVSDIKSIETKDDGMSVHIKAKIDKENLAKLNAEGVVISGCGRAHTANIDPQSIEASKITSEAKFNKDEILKQMSEFYTQCDLYEKTGCVHTAKLFVDKDTFFIGEDIAQHNTIDKALGKARLAGVELSKCFLMVSGRLSSEMVAKAVMHKIPVLISRTAPTCLGVMIARKFDLTLCGFARGENINIYSGENRING, from the coding sequence ATGGAACCCTTATTTACAACTCAAATTTTAAAATACAAAGGCAAAGATTTATTTACTTGTGATGATACTTTAGTGCGTGAAATCAAGCTTGAAATTTTTATCAATGATGAAAAAGTAGGCGCTTTAATGGCAACTCCTGTAGATGAGCAAGCTTTAGCAGTAGGATACTTAATGAGTGAAAATATCATTGCTAAGGTATCTGATATAAAGAGTATAGAAACTAAAGATGATGGCATGAGTGTGCATATCAAAGCTAAGATTGATAAAGAAAATCTAGCCAAGCTGAATGCCGAAGGTGTGGTGATAAGTGGTTGTGGTAGAGCTCATACGGCCAATATTGACCCACAAAGCATAGAAGCAAGTAAAATTACAAGTGAGGCAAAATTTAATAAAGATGAAATTTTAAAACAAATGAGTGAATTTTATACTCAATGCGATCTTTACGAAAAAACAGGTTGTGTGCATACAGCTAAACTTTTTGTTGATAAAGACACTTTTTTTATAGGCGAGGATATAGCCCAACACAATACCATAGATAAAGCCTTAGGAAAGGCAAGGCTTGCAGGAGTAGAGCTTAGTAAATGTTTTTTAATGGTTAGCGGAAGACTAAGTTCTGAAATGGTGGCTAAAGCAGTGATGCATAAAATTCCTGTTCTTATTTCGCGTACAGCCCCTACTTGTTTAGGTGTGATGATAGCAAGAAAATTTGATTTAACGCTTTGTGGCTTTGCAAGGGGTGAAAATATCAATATTTATAGTGGAGAAAATAGAATCAATGGA